The following proteins are encoded in a genomic region of Populus trichocarpa isolate Nisqually-1 chromosome 13, P.trichocarpa_v4.1, whole genome shotgun sequence:
- the LOC18104139 gene encoding FT-interacting protein 7: MAETCTRKLIVEVCNARSLMPKDGQGTASAFATVDFDGQRRRTKTKLRDLNPEWDEKLEFLVHDTDSMATETLEISLYNDKKTGKRSTFLGKVRIAGSAFVKSGGETLVYYPLEKRSVFSQIKGELGLKVYYIDEDPPAPPAEQKPEEKAPETEENKPAEEAKPEEEKKEEEKKEEPKTESNKEAKKEEEKPSPPPQEENPKKPEEAAPPVKVENPPLAESEKKPSKEEKEKAEIVKRSEVTIGDLELRSLASDRGRSAYDLVDRMPFLYVRVVKAKTANNESKSPVYAKLMIGTHSIKTKSQSDKDWDKVFAFDKEGLNSTSLEVSVWTEEKKENEETTQECSLGTVSFDLQEVPKRVPPDSPLAPQWYALESESSAGNEVMLAVWIGTQADEAFQEAWQSDSGGLLPETRAKVYLSPKLWYLRLTVIQTQDLHLGSGSEAKVRNPELYVKAQLGAQLFKTGRTSIGSTSASSANPTWNEDLVFVAAEPFEPFLTVTVEDVTNGQSVGHAKIHVASIERRTDDRTELKSRWFNLVGDDTKPYTGRIHVRVCLEGGYHVLDEAAHVTSDVRAAAKQLAKAPIGLLEVGIRGATNLLPVKTKDGTRGTTDAYVVAKYGPKWVRTRTILDQFNPRWNEQYTWDVYDPCTVLTIGVFDNGRYKHDEAAEKQGKDVRVGKVRIRLSTLDTNRVYFNQYSLTVVLPSGAKKMGEIEIAIRFSCSSWLSLIQAYTSPMLPRMHYVKPMGPTQQDILRHTAMRLVTTRLTRSEPPLGQEVVQFMLDSDTHMWSMRRSKANWFRVVGCLTRVATLARWTEGIRTWVHPPTSVLMHVLLVAVVLCPHLVLPTIFMYAFLILAFRFRYRQRVPLNMDSRLSYVDMVGPDELDEEFDGFPTTRSQDVVRIRYDRLRALAGRAQTLLGDFAAHGERLEALWNWRDPRATGIFVVFCLVASLVFYVVPFKVFVLGFGFYYLRHPRFRDDMPSIPVSFFRRLPSFSDQIL; encoded by the coding sequence ATGGCAGAAACCTGTACAAGAAAACTGATAGTTGAGGTTTGCAATGCCAGAAGCTTGATGCCAAAAGATGGCCAAGGAACAGCAAGTGCATTTGCTACTGTAGATTTTGATGGCCAAAGAAGGAGAACAAAGACCAAGCTCAGAGATCTGAATCCAGAGTGGGATGAGAAGCTTGAGTTTCTTGTCCACGATACTGACTCTATGGCTACTGAGACTTTAGAGATCAGTCTTTACAATGACAAGAAGACAGGTAAAAGAAGCACTTTTCTGGGCAAAGTAAGGATTGCTGGTAGTGCTTTCGTTAAATCTGGAGGAGAGACTCTTGTTTATTATCCGTTGGAGAAACGAAGCGTGTTTTCGCAGATTAAAGGAGAGCTGGGGCTGAAAGTCTATTACATCGACGAAGATCCTCCGGCTCCACCAGCAGAGCAGAAACCTGAGGAGAAGGCACCAGAGACGGAAGAGAATAAGCCAGCAGAAGAGGCGAAACCtgaggaagagaagaaagaagaggagaagaaagaagagccAAAGACGGAGTCCAATAAAGaggcaaaaaaagaagaggagaaacCAAGTCCACCACCACAAGAGGAGAATCCCAAAAAACCTGAGGAGGCAGCTCCTCCAGTTAAGGTGGAGAATCCGCCGTTGGCCGAGAGTGAAAAGAAGCCGtcgaaagaagaaaaggaaaaggcagaGATTGTAAAAAGATCTGAGGTAACAATCGGTGATCTTGAACTCCGGTCTTTAGCCAGTGATCGAGGTCGAAGCGCTTATGATCTGGTGGATCGCATGCCATTTCTCTATGTTCGAGTAGTGAAAGCCAAAACAGCAAACAATGAATCCAAAAGCCCAGTTTATGCCAAGCTCATGATTGGTACACACAGTATCAAAACCAAGAGCCAGAGTGACAAAGACTGGGATAAAGTCTTCGCTTTCGATAAAGAAGGATTGAATTCAACTTCTTTAGAAGTTTCAGTTTGgacagaagagaagaaagagaatgaAGAAACAACACAAGAGTGTTCTCTGGGTACTGTATCTTTTGATTTGCAAGAGGTGCCCAAGAGAGTGCCCCCGGATAGTCCTTTGGCTCCACAATGGTACGCTTTGGAATCGGAGAGCTCTGCGGGAAATGAAGTCATGCTCGCCGTTTGGATTGGGACTCAGGCTGATGAGGCATTTCAAGAGGCTTGGCAATCGGATTCAGGTGGGTTATTACCGGAGACCAGAGCCAAGGTGTATCTGTCGCCAAAGCTTTGGTATTTGAGACTAACGGTTATCCAAACCCAAGATTTGCATTTAGGTTCGGGATCCGAAGCTAAGGTTCGAAACCCTGAACTTTATGTTAAAGCTCAACTTGGGGCCCAGCTTTTTAAAACTGGTAGGACTTCTATTGGGTCAACATCTGCTAGCTCGGCTAATCCGACTTGGAATGAGGATTTGGTTTTTGTGGCGGCTGAGCCGTTTGAGCCATTCTTGACTGTGACAGTGGAGGATGTTACTAATGGGCAGTCAGTGGGGCATGCTAAAATACACGTGGCAAGCATAGAAAGGAGGACAGATGATCGGACAGAGCTTAAATCAAGATGGTTTAATTTGGTAGGTGATGACACCAAACCCTACACGGGAAGGATACACGTGAGAGTGTGTTTAGAAGGTGGGTATCACGTGCTAGATGAGGCAGCTCACGTGACGAGTGATGTTCGAGCAGCAGCTAAACAGCTAGCCAAGGCTCCAATTGGGTTGCTTGAAGTTGGAATCCGAGGAGCCACTAATTTACTTCCTGTGAAAACAAAGGATGGTACACGTGGGACCACTGATGCTTACGTGGTGGCTAAGTATGGGCCCAAGTGGGTCCGGACCCGTACGATCCTCGATCAATTTAATCCACGGTGGAACGAGCAATACACATGGGATGTATATGATCCTTGCACTGTGCTAACCATTGGTGTATTTGATAATGGAAGGTACAAGCATGATGAAGCTGCAGAAAAACAAGGCAAAGATGTTAGGGTTGGTAAAGTAAGGATCCGTTTATCAACCCTTGATACTAATCGAGTGTACTTCAATCAATATTCTCTTACGGTGGTACTTCCTAGTGGGGCCAAGAAAATGGGAGAGATCGAAATAGCCATTAGATTTTCATGCTCATCGTGGTTAAGTCTAATCCAAGCTTACACTTCACCAATGCTGCCTAGAATGCATTATGTGAAGCCTATGGGTCCAACCCAGCAAGACATTTTGCGACATACAGCAATGCGTTTGGTGACTACTCGGCTAACCAGGTCTGAGCCACCACTGGGCCAGGAAGTGGTCCAGTTCATGTTGGATAGTGACACACACATGTGGAGCATGAGGAGGAGCAAGGCTAATTGGTTTCGGGTGGTGGGGTGTCTCACACGCGTCGCAACTTTGGCACGCTGGACTGAAGGGATTCGCACCTGGGTGCACCCACCCACTAGTGTTCTTATGCACGTGCTGCTTGTAGCTGTTGTGTTATGTCCACATCTGGTGCTCCCCACCATATTCATGTATGCCTTCCTGATCTTAGCGTTCAGATTTCGTTATCGTCAAAGGGTCCCACTCAACATGGACTCGAGGCTCTCTTATGTGGACATGGTGGGACCTGATGAGCTTGATGAAGAGTTTGATGGATTCCCAACCACACGATCACAAGATGTGGTTCGTATCCGATATGATAGGTTGCGGGCCCTAGCTGGCCGGGCCCAGACACTCTTAGGAGATTTTGCAGCCCACGGGGAGCGCTTAGAAGCTTTGTGGAATTGGAGGGATCCGAGGGCTACTGGGATTTTTGTGGTGTTTTGCTTAGTTGCTTCATTGGTATTTTATGTGGTTCCATTTAAGGTGTTTGTATTAGGGTTTGGGTTCTATTACCTCCGTCACCCAAGGTTCCGTGACGACATGCCATCTATCCCGGTTAGTTTTTTCAGGCGACTGCCGTCATTTTCGGACCAAATTCTTTAG
- the LOC18104140 gene encoding FT-interacting protein 7 isoform X1, with the protein MAETCTRKLIVEVCNARNLMPKDGQGTASAFATVDFDGQRRRTKTKLRDLNPEWDEKLEFLVHDTDSMATETLEISLYNDKKTGKRSTFLGKVRIAGSAFVKSGGETLVYYPLEKRSVFSQIKGELGLKVYYIDEDPPAPPAEQKPEEKAPETEENKPAEEAKPEEEKKEEEKKEEPKTESNKEAKKEEEKPSPPPQEENPKKPEEAAPPVKVENPPLAESEKKPSKEEKEKAEIVKRSEVTISDLELRSLASDRGRSAYDLVDRMPFLYVRVVKAKTANNESKSPVYAKLMIGTHSIKTKSQSDKDWDKVFAFDKEGLNSTSLEVSVWTEEKKENEEATQECSLGTVSFDLQEVPKRVPPDSPLAPQWYALESENSAGNEVMLAVWIGTQADEAFQEAWQSDSGGLLPETRAKVYLSPKLWYLRLTVIQTQDLHLGSAKARNPELYVKAQLGAQLFKTGRTSVGSTSASSANPTWNEDLVFVAAEPFEPFLTVTVEDVTNGQSVGHAKIHVASIERRTDDRTELKSRWFNLVGDDTKPYTGRIHVRVCLEGGYHVLDEAAHVTSDVRAAAKQLAKAPIGLLEVGIRGATNLLPVKTRDGTRGTTDPYVVAKYGPKWVRTRTILDRFNPRWNEQYTWDVYDPCTVLTIGVFDNGRYKHDEAAGKQGKDVRVGKVRIRLSTLDTNRVYLNQYSLTVLLPSGAKKMGEIEIAVRFSCSSWLSLIQAYTSPMLPRMHYVKPLGPAQQDILRHTAMRLVTARLTRSEPPLGQEVVQFMLDSDTHMWSMRRSKANWFRVVGCLTHVATLARWIEGIRTWVHPPTTILMHVLLVAVVLCPHLVLPTIFMYAFLILVFRFRYRQRVPLNIDSRLSYVDMVGLDELDEEFDGFPSTRSQDVVRIRYDRLRALAGRAQTLLGDFAAHGERLEALWNWRDPRATGIFVVFCLVASLVFYVIPFKVFVLGFGFYYLRHPRFRDDMPSVPVSFFRRLPSFSDQIL; encoded by the coding sequence ATGGCAGAAACCTGTACAAGAAAACTGATAGTTGAGGTTTGCAATGCCAGAAACTTGATGCCAAAAGATGGCCAAGGAACAGCAAGTGCATTTGCTACTGTAGATTTTGATGGCCAAAGAAGGAGAACAAAGACCAAGCTCAGAGATCTGAATCCGGAGTGGGATGAGAAGCTTGAGTTTCTTGTCCACGATACTGACTCTATGGCTACTGAGACTTTAGAGATCAGTCTTTACAATGACAAGAAGACAGGTAAAAGAAGCACTTTTCTGGGCAAAGTAAGGATTGCTGGTAGTGCTTTCGTTAAATCTGGAGGAGAGACTCTTGTTTATTATCCGTTGGAGAAACGAAGCGTGTTTTCGCAGATTAAAGGAGAGCTGGGGCTGAAAGTCTATTACATCGACGAAGATCCTCCGGCTCCACCAGCAGAGCAGAAACCTGAGGAGAAGGCACCAGAGACGGAAGAGAATAAGCCAGCAGAAGAGGCGAAACCtgaggaagagaaaaaagaagaggagaagaaagaagagccAAAGACGGAGTCCAATAAAGaggcaaaaaaagaagaggagaaacCAAGTCCACCACCACAAGAGGAGAATCCCAAAAAACCTGAGGAGGCAGCTCCTCCAGTTAAGGTGGAGAATCCGCCGTTGGCCGAGAGTGAAAAGAAGCCGtcgaaagaagaaaaggaaaaggcagaGATTGTAAAAAGATCTGAGGTAACAATCAGTGATCTTGAACTCCGGTCTTTAGCCAGTGATCGAGGTCGAAGCGCTTATGATCTGGTGGATCGCATGCCATTTCTCTATGTTCGAGTAGTGAAAGCCAAAACAGCAAACAATGAATCCAAAAGCCCAGTTTATGCCAAGCTCATGATTGGTACACACAGTATCAAAACCAAGAGCCAGAGTGACAAAGACTGGGATAAAGTCTTCGCTTTCGATAAAGAAGGATTGAATTCAACTTCTTTAGAAGTTTCAGTTTGgacagaagagaagaaagagaatgaAGAGGCAACACAAGAGTGTTCTCTGGGTACTGTATCTTTTGATTTGCAAGAGGTGCCCAAGAGAGTGCCCCCAGATAGTCCTTTGGCTCCACAATGGTACGCTTTGGAATCGGAGAACTCTGCGGGAAATGAAGTCATGCTCGCCGTTTGGATTGGGACTCAGGCTGATGAGGCATTTCAAGAGGCTTGGCAATCGGATTCAGGTGGGTTATTACCGGAGACCAGAGCCAAGGTGTATCTGTCGCCAAAGCTTTGGTATTTGAGACTAACGGTTATCCAAACCCAAGATTTGCATTTAGGTTCAGCTAAGGCTCGAAACCCTGAACTTTATGTTAAAGCTCAACTTGGGGCCCAGCTTTTTAAAACAGGTAGGACTTCTGTTGGGTCAACATCTGCTAGCTCGGCTAATCCGACATGGAATGAGGATTTGGTTTTTGTGGCGGCTGAGCCGTTTGAGCCATTCTTGACTGTGACAGTGGAGGATGTTACTAATGGGCAGTCAGTGGGGCATGCTAAAATACACGTGGCAAGCATAGAAAGGAGGACAGATGATCGGACAGAGCTTAAATCAAGATGGTTTAATTTGGTAGGTGATGACACCAAACCCTACACGGGAAGGATACACGTCAGAGTGTGTTTAGAAGGTGGGTATCACGTTCTAGATGAGGCAGCTCACGTGACTAGTGATGTTCGAGCCGCAGCTAAACAGCTAGCCAAGGCTCCAATTGGGTTGCTTGAAGTTGGAATCCGAGGAGCCACAAATTTGCTTCCTGTGAAAACAAGGGATGGTACTCGTGGGACCACGGATCCTTACGTGGTGGCTAAGTATGGGCCCAAGTGGGTCCGGACCCGTACGATCCTCGATCGATTTAATCCACGGTGGAACGAGCAATACACGTGGGATGTATATGATCCATGCACTGTGCTAACCATTGGTGTATTTGATAATGGAAGGTACAAGCATGATGAAGCTGCAGGAAAACAAGGCAAAGATGTTAGGGTTGGTAAAGTAAGGATCCGTTTATCAACTCTTGATACTAATCGGGTGTACTTGAATCAATATTCTCTTACAGTGTTACTTCCTAGTGGGGCCAAAAAAATGGGAGAGATCGAAATAGCGGTTAGATTTTCATGCTCATCATGGTTAAGTCTAATCCAAGCTTACACTTCACCAATGCTACCTAGAATGCATTATGTGAAGCCTTTGGGTCCAGCCCAGCAAGACATTTTGCGACATACGGCAATGCGTTTGGTGACTGCTCGGCTAACCAGGTCCGAGCCACCATTGGGCCAGGAAGTAGTCCAGTTCATGTTGGATAGTGACACACACATGTGGAGCATGAGGAGGAGCAAGGCTAATTGGTTTAGGGTGGTGGGGTGTCTTACACACGTCGCTACTTTGGCTCGTTGGATCGAAGGGATTCGCACCTGGGTACACCCACCCACTACTATTCTCATGCATGTACTGCTTGTAGCTGTTGTGTTATGTCCACATCTCGTGCTCCCCACCATATTCATGTATGCCTTTCTTATCTTAGTATTCAGATTTCGATACCGTCAAAGGGTCCCACTCAACATTGACTCCAGGCTCTCTTATGTGGACATGGTGGGACTTGATGAGCTTGATGAAGAGTTTGATGGATTCCCAAGCACACGATCACAGGATGTGGTTCGAATCCGATATGATAGATTGCGAGCCCTAGCTGGTCGGGCCCAGACACTCTTAGGTGATTTTGCAGCCCACGGGGAGCGCTTAGAAGCTTTGTGGAATTGGAGGGATCCGAGAGCTACTGGGATTTTTGTGGTGTTTTGCTTAGTTGCTTCATTGGTATTTTATGTGATTCCATTTAAGGTGTTTGTattagggtttgggttttatTACCTCCGCCACCCAAGGTTCCGTGACGACATGCCATCTGTCCCGGTTAGTTTTTTCAGGCGACTGCCGTCATTTTCGGACCAAATTCTTTAG
- the LOC18104140 gene encoding protein QUIRKY isoform X2, whose translation MAETCTRKLIVEVCNARNLMPKDGQGTASAFATVDFDGQRRRTKTKLRDLNPEWDEKLEFLVHDTDSMATETLEISLYNDKKTGKRSTFLGKVRIAGSAFVKSGGETLVYYPLEKRSVFSQIKGELGLKVYYIDEDPPAPPAEQKPEEKAPETEENKPAEEAKPEEEKKEEEKKEEPKTESNKEAKKEEEKPSPPPQEENPKKPEEAAPPVKVENPPLAESEKKPSKEEKEKAEIVKRSEVTISDLELRSLASDRGRSAYDLVDRMPFLYVRVVKAKTANNESKSPVYAKLMIGTHSIKTKSQSDKDWDKVFAFDKEGLNSTSLEVSVWTEEKKENEEATQECSLGTVSFDLQEVPKRVPPDSPLAPQWYALESENSAGNEVMLAVWIGTQADEAFQEAWQSDSGGLLPETRAKVYLSPKLWYLRLTVIQTQDLHLGSAKARNPELYVKAQLGAQLFKTGRTSVGSTSASSANPTWNEDLVFVAAEPFEPFLTVTVEDVTNGQSVGHAKIHVASIERRTDDRTELKSRWFNLVGDDTKPYTGRIHVRVCLEGGYHVLDEAAHVTSDVRAAAKQLAKAPIGLLEVGIRGATNLLPVKTRDGTRGTTDPYVVAKYGPKWVRTRTILDRFNPRWNEQYTWDVYDPCTVLTIGVFDNGRYKHDEAAGKQGKDVRVGKVRIRLSTLDTNRVYLNQYSLTVLLPSGAKKMGEIEIAVRFSCSSWLSLIQAYTSPMLPRMHYVKPLGPAQQDILRHTAMRLVTARLTRSEPPLGQEVVQFMLDSDTHMWSMRRSKANWFRVVGCLTHVATLARWIEGIRTWYSDFDTVKGSHSTLTPGSLMWTWWDLMSLMKSLMDSQAHDHRMWFESDMIDCEP comes from the exons ATGGCAGAAACCTGTACAAGAAAACTGATAGTTGAGGTTTGCAATGCCAGAAACTTGATGCCAAAAGATGGCCAAGGAACAGCAAGTGCATTTGCTACTGTAGATTTTGATGGCCAAAGAAGGAGAACAAAGACCAAGCTCAGAGATCTGAATCCGGAGTGGGATGAGAAGCTTGAGTTTCTTGTCCACGATACTGACTCTATGGCTACTGAGACTTTAGAGATCAGTCTTTACAATGACAAGAAGACAGGTAAAAGAAGCACTTTTCTGGGCAAAGTAAGGATTGCTGGTAGTGCTTTCGTTAAATCTGGAGGAGAGACTCTTGTTTATTATCCGTTGGAGAAACGAAGCGTGTTTTCGCAGATTAAAGGAGAGCTGGGGCTGAAAGTCTATTACATCGACGAAGATCCTCCGGCTCCACCAGCAGAGCAGAAACCTGAGGAGAAGGCACCAGAGACGGAAGAGAATAAGCCAGCAGAAGAGGCGAAACCtgaggaagagaaaaaagaagaggagaagaaagaagagccAAAGACGGAGTCCAATAAAGaggcaaaaaaagaagaggagaaacCAAGTCCACCACCACAAGAGGAGAATCCCAAAAAACCTGAGGAGGCAGCTCCTCCAGTTAAGGTGGAGAATCCGCCGTTGGCCGAGAGTGAAAAGAAGCCGtcgaaagaagaaaaggaaaaggcagaGATTGTAAAAAGATCTGAGGTAACAATCAGTGATCTTGAACTCCGGTCTTTAGCCAGTGATCGAGGTCGAAGCGCTTATGATCTGGTGGATCGCATGCCATTTCTCTATGTTCGAGTAGTGAAAGCCAAAACAGCAAACAATGAATCCAAAAGCCCAGTTTATGCCAAGCTCATGATTGGTACACACAGTATCAAAACCAAGAGCCAGAGTGACAAAGACTGGGATAAAGTCTTCGCTTTCGATAAAGAAGGATTGAATTCAACTTCTTTAGAAGTTTCAGTTTGgacagaagagaagaaagagaatgaAGAGGCAACACAAGAGTGTTCTCTGGGTACTGTATCTTTTGATTTGCAAGAGGTGCCCAAGAGAGTGCCCCCAGATAGTCCTTTGGCTCCACAATGGTACGCTTTGGAATCGGAGAACTCTGCGGGAAATGAAGTCATGCTCGCCGTTTGGATTGGGACTCAGGCTGATGAGGCATTTCAAGAGGCTTGGCAATCGGATTCAGGTGGGTTATTACCGGAGACCAGAGCCAAGGTGTATCTGTCGCCAAAGCTTTGGTATTTGAGACTAACGGTTATCCAAACCCAAGATTTGCATTTAGGTTCAGCTAAGGCTCGAAACCCTGAACTTTATGTTAAAGCTCAACTTGGGGCCCAGCTTTTTAAAACAGGTAGGACTTCTGTTGGGTCAACATCTGCTAGCTCGGCTAATCCGACATGGAATGAGGATTTGGTTTTTGTGGCGGCTGAGCCGTTTGAGCCATTCTTGACTGTGACAGTGGAGGATGTTACTAATGGGCAGTCAGTGGGGCATGCTAAAATACACGTGGCAAGCATAGAAAGGAGGACAGATGATCGGACAGAGCTTAAATCAAGATGGTTTAATTTGGTAGGTGATGACACCAAACCCTACACGGGAAGGATACACGTCAGAGTGTGTTTAGAAGGTGGGTATCACGTTCTAGATGAGGCAGCTCACGTGACTAGTGATGTTCGAGCCGCAGCTAAACAGCTAGCCAAGGCTCCAATTGGGTTGCTTGAAGTTGGAATCCGAGGAGCCACAAATTTGCTTCCTGTGAAAACAAGGGATGGTACTCGTGGGACCACGGATCCTTACGTGGTGGCTAAGTATGGGCCCAAGTGGGTCCGGACCCGTACGATCCTCGATCGATTTAATCCACGGTGGAACGAGCAATACACGTGGGATGTATATGATCCATGCACTGTGCTAACCATTGGTGTATTTGATAATGGAAGGTACAAGCATGATGAAGCTGCAGGAAAACAAGGCAAAGATGTTAGGGTTGGTAAAGTAAGGATCCGTTTATCAACTCTTGATACTAATCGGGTGTACTTGAATCAATATTCTCTTACAGTGTTACTTCCTAGTGGGGCCAAAAAAATGGGAGAGATCGAAATAGCGGTTAGATTTTCATGCTCATCATGGTTAAGTCTAATCCAAGCTTACACTTCACCAATGCTACCTAGAATGCATTATGTGAAGCCTTTGGGTCCAGCCCAGCAAGACATTTTGCGACATACGGCAATGCGTTTGGTGACTGCTCGGCTAACCAGGTCCGAGCCACCATTGGGCCAGGAAGTAGTCCAGTTCATGTTGGATAGTGACACACACATGTGGAGCATGAGGAGGAGCAAGGCTAATTGGTTTAGGGTGGTGGGGTGTCTTACACACGTCGCTACTTTGGCTCGTTGGATCGAAGGGATTCGCACCTGG TATTCAGATTTCGATACCGTCAAAGGGTCCCACTCAACATTGACTCCAGGCTCTCTTATGTGGACATGGTGGGACTTGATGAGCTTGATGAAGAGTTTGATGGATTCCCAAGCACACGATCACAGGATGTGGTTCGAATCCGATATGATAGATTGCGAGCCCTAG